CCTGATCCGGGTTGTCTCCGCGGCCGTGGCAAGAATCGACACGGAGATCAGAGCGGGGCAGGCCTCCCCTGTCGGGATGCCGGCGATGCCGTGGGTCCCGGGGTTCGCCGTGGCGGGTGTGGTGGAAGAGCTGGGTACGTCGAGCCGCCGCTTCCGTCGTGGCGATCGGGTCTGGGCCTGCAGCCGGACGCCGGAACTGGACCGCGGCTGCTACGCGGAATTCGTCTCGGTCCACGAGTCGGCGGCTTCGGTGATGCCAAACAAGCTGCTCTTCGAAGAAGCGTCGGCGATTCCACTCCACGGACTGGCTGCATGGCAACTGCTGGAGACGCTGGAACTCGACAAGGGTGCCCGGCTCACGGTGCACGGTGCGACCGGCGGCGTGGGACATCTCCTGGTGCAGATGTGCCGACAGCGAGAGATCGTCGTCACGGCGATCTGCGCATCGGAGGACCGCGACTTTCTCCTCGAGCAGGGCGCCACGGCGACACGTCTACCGACGGATCATGACCCCACCGGCGACCGCTTCACCGATGCGGTCGTCGATCTCAGACCGGGTGGACCCACCCAACTCCAGCTTCGACCCAACGGCGACCAGCTTGGGCTCCTGGCGGCCCTGGTGGACCAGAAACGGCTCGAACCGTGCATCAGGGGTATGCTGCCCCTCAAGGCGGCGGCCGATGCCCACCGACAGCTGGAGAGCGAAGACGGGCGGGGCGTGCTGACCCTGAACCTCTGAGAACCGTCATGCCGCCACCTCGAATCATCCTGCATCTGGACATGGATGCGTTCTACGCGTCGGTCGAGGTCCGCGACGATCCGAGTCTTCGGGGCAAGCCGGTGATCATCGGACACCCCGGTCGACGGGGTGTCGTCGCGACCTGCTCCTACGAGGCGCGACGGTTTGGCGTCCACTCCGCCATGCCCTCGGTGGTCGCCGAGCGACGCTGCCCCGATGCCATCTGGCTCCCCGCCCGCATGACGGAGTACGTCGCCGTCTCCAGACGCATTCGCGAGATCCTCCGTGAGGCCTCGCCGCTCGTCGAACCGTTGTCGATCGACGAGGCGTTCCTGGATCTCACCGGTATCGCCCGAGACTTCGATCACGCGACGGACTTGACCCAACAGATCAAGGACCAGATCCGTCAACAGGAACAGTTGGCCTGCTCGACCGGCATCGCTCCCAACAAGTTCCTGGCGAAGATCGCGTCGGATCTCGAGAAGCCGGATGGGCGGGTCGTGGTCCGACCAGAGGAGATCCTGACGATGCTCTGGCCTCTCCCGATCAAGCGGCTGTGGGGCGTGGGACCCAGTACGGCGGAGAAACTGAGACCTCTTCGGGTCCGGACCATCGGGGAGCTGGCGGCGGTTCCGCTGGAGCGTCTGCGGCACGCGGTCGGCACCCATCTGGCCATGCGTCTCTCAGCCCTTGCGCAGGGCAAGGACGATCGACCGGTGACGGTCGATCGAGAGTCACGCTCGATCTCGGAGGAACGAACCTACACAGACGATCTTCATGAGATCGGTGCCATTCATGCGGCGTTGCTCGCCCGCTCCGACGGAGTCGCTGCGCAGCTCAGACGTGAGGAGCTCGTTGCCCGAACGGTCCAGATCAAGGTTCGCGCCGGCGACTTCACCACCTGGACCCGGGCACATACGTTGACCGAGGCGACGGATCTTGCGGAGCCTCTCTTCGAAACGGCGTGTCGACTGTTTGAAAGCGTCCCGCTGGCCGGTCGTGGCGTTCGACTCCTCGGTCTAGGCGTTCGTGGGCTCGACCCACGGGAGACGATCCAACCGGGTCTGTTCAGCGGCGACGAGGACGATCACGCACGCACCATCGCCCGTGTCGGAGACGAGCTGCGCGAGCGAATCGGCCGTCGATCGGTCACACGGGCGCGACTGCTGCGGAAACCTGACCGTAAGCCTTAGCCCTGCAATTGGCGTCGTAGCCACGTCCGCCACGCGCCGTACTTGCTTCCCAGGTATCGCCCCGCTGCAGCGGGCTCTGCAACGTCCGTCCGCACATCGGAGTCCGGCGACATTCCGGCAGCCAGTCGACCCGCCGCAAGGAGGACCGCCTCCGGAAGTTGCAGCACTTCGATCGGTCGCCCGAGTAGCGCCGCAAGTCCTCGAATCACGAAGGTCTCTCGGGCGAGTCCTCCGGTGACGAGGATCCGATCGGGTGGCCCTGCCGGGCAAAGCCCCTGAGCGGTCTCGTAGACCCGGAACAGCAGGCCCTCCAGCGCGATTCTTCGCTGATCCGCCGTGGGTAGCGAGCGGGCGGCGGCGGAGAACGTGAACCCGATATCGGCCCGCCAGTGGGGCGACCCCAGACCGGCCGTATCCGGAATACAGAACGCTTCTGCATCGCTGTCGTGGAGTGGCAGCTCCGTGGGTCCGGCGCCAAAGCGATCGATGGCGGTCCCGGCACCGCTGATCGCCCCTTCGAGTACGTGACGCCAGCGTCCTTCGTCGGCCGCCAGAATCGGGGCGGTTAGAAATCCGCTGCGACGCTCGGTCGGATCGCTACAACCACGAAGCAGGAACGCGCCGGTTCCAAGACTGATCAGGAGCCCGTCGTCTCCGGGTAGCGAGGCGTTGGCCCCCGCCGCCTGGTCGGCGATCGTCGCCTTCAGATGCAGTCCACCCCTCAGGGCCGTGTCCTGGCCGTCGGTCTGCACGACCTCCGGCAATAGGTGCTGTGGAACTCCGAACGCCTCAAGGAGTGTCGGGGACCATTGGCGTGATTCGATATCGAACAACGATGTCCTTGCGGCCATCGTCGCATCCATCGCGTGCCGTTTTCCCCCGCTCAGCTTCCACGCCAGAAAGCCCTCCAGGGTCACCAGCCGTGTCGAGGGTCTTGAGATGATGGCTGCGATGTCTCCTCCACCCTCAAGCATGGCCGCGATCTTGGGTCCGATGTAGTGACCCGAGAGGACGAGACCGGTGCGAGCAAAGACGGTGGGCTCCAACTCGCGGTGAGCGTCGCACCACGAAGCGGCCCGCTGGTCCTGCCACGAAATCAGTGACGTCTGCGGAACTCCGCCGTCCTCATCGATTAGCAGAAAGCTCGATCGCTGGCTTGCAATCCCAAGGGGCAAGCCTCGTGGCAGACCATCGAGGAGTGCGCCCAGAAGATCCTCGGCCGCCTCCACGTAGGCCTGGGGATCGCCTTCGCGGATCACACCGATGCCGACGAGCGGAGGTGCGGGCACCGACTTGATCGGGCCGAGTTGGCCATCTTCGAAGAGCACCCCTCCCTTGAACCGTGTGCTCCCGAGATCTAACGCAATGGCAACCGGTGTCAGGTCCATCACACCTCCAGGACCGCAAGTTTGCGACGGGTATGGTTGAGTTCTTCCGCCATCCTCTGGTTACTCCAACCGAGGAGCTGCTGCATCATCTGTCCGACGGCTCGCAAGGTTTGATCAGGATCCTTCACAAGGAGTCCCACCGGTATCCGTCGACGGACAACATCCTCGAGACTGATGGCCATCTCGTGGGTCACCGCCAACGGCACCTCGCCCCAGACGAAGGGCAGATCGGGGACGATCCTCGCAGCAAGCTCAGGGGTCTCACGGACCGTATCCAGGAGTCGACCCAGACGATTGCCGTAGCGCTGCCCCGCCACACGCGCGACCTCTTCATCCAGGCCGGCATCCATCGCGTCGGAGATCGACTCTACCCGCCAGCGACGATAGCGATCCGGTCGCCACGGGAACGGTCGCTCCGCGGTCCTAGACTTTCGGGGACTGTGCCCGCGTAACGACTCCACGCGATTGACGACGTCGACGGCGTCGCTTCGAGCCGAGGTCAGCTTGCCACCGATGGGGACGAGTAGGCCATCGGCCGGAGAACGGAGAGAGAATCCTCGACTGATGGATGACGTCTTGCGACCCGGCCGCGAGGCGGGCAGTGTCCTCACGCCGACGAACCCGCTAATGATGTCCGCCCGCTTCCAATTCGTGCCCATCAGGACACCGTTCGCCTTTTCGAGTAGTTCGTCGATCTCTTCTGCC
This genomic interval from Acidobacteriota bacterium contains the following:
- a CDS encoding FGGY family carbohydrate kinase, coding for MDLTPVAIALDLGSTRFKGGVLFEDGQLGPIKSVPAPPLVGIGVIREGDPQAYVEAAEDLLGALLDGLPRGLPLGIASQRSSFLLIDEDGGVPQTSLISWQDQRAASWCDAHRELEPTVFARTGLVLSGHYIGPKIAAMLEGGGDIAAIISRPSTRLVTLEGFLAWKLSGGKRHAMDATMAARTSLFDIESRQWSPTLLEAFGVPQHLLPEVVQTDGQDTALRGGLHLKATIADQAAGANASLPGDDGLLISLGTGAFLLRGCSDPTERRSGFLTAPILAADEGRWRHVLEGAISGAGTAIDRFGAGPTELPLHDSDAEAFCIPDTAGLGSPHWRADIGFTFSAAARSLPTADQRRIALEGLLFRVYETAQGLCPAGPPDRILVTGGLARETFVIRGLAALLGRPIEVLQLPEAVLLAAGRLAAGMSPDSDVRTDVAEPAAAGRYLGSKYGAWRTWLRRQLQG
- a CDS encoding NADP-dependent oxidoreductase, whose translation is MKAIVCDTHGGPEVLRPAALPRPTPTDSELLIRVVSAAVARIDTEIRAGQASPVGMPAMPWVPGFAVAGVVEELGTSSRRFRRGDRVWACSRTPELDRGCYAEFVSVHESAASVMPNKLLFEEASAIPLHGLAAWQLLETLELDKGARLTVHGATGGVGHLLVQMCRQREIVVTAICASEDRDFLLEQGATATRLPTDHDPTGDRFTDAVVDLRPGGPTQLQLRPNGDQLGLLAALVDQKRLEPCIRGMLPLKAAADAHRQLESEDGRGVLTLNL
- a CDS encoding DNA polymerase IV, with protein sequence MPPPRIILHLDMDAFYASVEVRDDPSLRGKPVIIGHPGRRGVVATCSYEARRFGVHSAMPSVVAERRCPDAIWLPARMTEYVAVSRRIREILREASPLVEPLSIDEAFLDLTGIARDFDHATDLTQQIKDQIRQQEQLACSTGIAPNKFLAKIASDLEKPDGRVVVRPEEILTMLWPLPIKRLWGVGPSTAEKLRPLRVRTIGELAAVPLERLRHAVGTHLAMRLSALAQGKDDRPVTVDRESRSISEERTYTDDLHEIGAIHAALLARSDGVAAQLRREELVARTVQIKVRAGDFTTWTRAHTLTEATDLAEPLFETACRLFESVPLAGRGVRLLGLGVRGLDPRETIQPGLFSGDEDDHARTIARVGDELRERIGRRSVTRARLLRKPDRKP